The following coding sequences lie in one Nycticebus coucang isolate mNycCou1 chromosome 20, mNycCou1.pri, whole genome shotgun sequence genomic window:
- the MSANTD7 gene encoding zinc finger and SCAN domain containing 29 isoform X1, with protein sequence MASANSSAGIRWSRQETRTLLSILGEAEYIQRLQTVHHNADVYQAVSKRMQQEGFRRTERQCRSKFKVLKALYLKAYVAHATSMGDPPHCPFYDTLDQLLRNQIVTDPDNLMEDAAWAKHCDQNLVASDNPGDEGTSTLKAKRTRTADHQPFLKTVKESDEDCQLTVSDQMRETSDLEDSWDESSGAGCSQGTPSYSSSHNLFRGSLAPCQSSPMTRLGMSGEPSPCASTSCHPPGAASTPRPPVSSPRVGFVKTSEPPPKWARRRRRSVARTIAAELAENRRLARELSKREEEKLDRLIAIGEEASAQQDTANELRRDAVIAVRRLATAVEEATGALQLGLEKLLQRLISNTKS encoded by the exons ATGGCCAGTGCCAATAGCAGTGCGGGCATCCGTTGGTCCAGACAGGAGACACGAACTCTTCTCTCCATACTAGGCGAGGCAGAGTATATCCAGCGCCTCCAGACTGTGCATCACAATGCAGATGTCTATCAGGCTGTGTCTAAGCGAATGCAGCAGGAAGGCTTCCGCCGCACCGAACGTCAGTGCCGCTCCAAGTTTAAAGTTCTGAAGGCGTTATATTTAAAGGCCTATGTGGCCCACGCCACCAGTATGGGCGACCCACCACACTGTCCATTTTATGATACATTGGATCAGCTTCTCCGAAATCAGATAGTGACTGACCCAGACAACTTAATGGAGGACGCTGCTTGGGCCAAGCACTGTGATCAGAATTTAGTGGCCTCTGACAACCCAGGGGACGAGGGAACCAGCACCCTGAAAGCAAAAAGGACTCGGACAGCTGATCATCAGCCTTTcttaaaaacagttaaggaatcAGATGAGGATTGTCAGCTGACAGTCAGTGACCAGATGCGAGAAACCAGTGACCTTGAGGACTCCTGGGATGAATCCTCGGGTGCAG GGTGTTCTCAAGGGACCCCCAGCTACAGCAGCTCCCACAACCTTTTCAGAGGTTCACTGGCTCCCTGTCAGAGCAGCCCCATGACCAGACTGGGCATGTCGGGGGAGCCCAGTCCCTGCGCCAGCACCAGCTGCCACCCTCCTGGTGCAGCCTCCACACCGCGGCCTCCAGTCTCCTCTCCCAGAGTTGGCTTTGTTAAAACCAGTGAGCCCCCTCCAAAGTGGGCAAGGCGAAGAAGGCGGTCAGTGGCCAGAACTATTGCAGCTGAGTTGGCAGAAAACAGGAGATTGGCACGAGAACTTTCAAAGCGTGAGGAAGAAAAATTGGACAGGCTGATTGCTATTGGTGAGGAGGCCAGtgctcagcaagacactgccaatGAGCTCCGCAGGGACGCTGTCATCGCAGTCAGACGTTTGGCGACAGCAGTGGAAGAAGCAACTGGTGCTCTTCAGCTAGGGCTTGAAAAATTGCTTCAGAGGTTGATTTCGAATACCAAAAGCTAG
- the MSANTD7 gene encoding zinc finger and SCAN domain containing 29 isoform X2 yields MRETSDLEDSWDESSGAGCSQGTPSYSSSHNLFRGSLAPCQSSPMTRLGMSGEPSPCASTSCHPPGAASTPRPPVSSPRVGFVKTSEPPPKWARRRRRSVARTIAAELAENRRLARELSKREEEKLDRLIAIGEEASAQQDTANELRRDAVIAVRRLATAVEEATGALQLGLEKLLQRLISNTKS; encoded by the exons ATGCGAGAAACCAGTGACCTTGAGGACTCCTGGGATGAATCCTCGGGTGCAG GGTGTTCTCAAGGGACCCCCAGCTACAGCAGCTCCCACAACCTTTTCAGAGGTTCACTGGCTCCCTGTCAGAGCAGCCCCATGACCAGACTGGGCATGTCGGGGGAGCCCAGTCCCTGCGCCAGCACCAGCTGCCACCCTCCTGGTGCAGCCTCCACACCGCGGCCTCCAGTCTCCTCTCCCAGAGTTGGCTTTGTTAAAACCAGTGAGCCCCCTCCAAAGTGGGCAAGGCGAAGAAGGCGGTCAGTGGCCAGAACTATTGCAGCTGAGTTGGCAGAAAACAGGAGATTGGCACGAGAACTTTCAAAGCGTGAGGAAGAAAAATTGGACAGGCTGATTGCTATTGGTGAGGAGGCCAGtgctcagcaagacactgccaatGAGCTCCGCAGGGACGCTGTCATCGCAGTCAGACGTTTGGCGACAGCAGTGGAAGAAGCAACTGGTGCTCTTCAGCTAGGGCTTGAAAAATTGCTTCAGAGGTTGATTTCGAATACCAAAAGCTAG